The Iamia majanohamensis genome window below encodes:
- a CDS encoding peptidyl-prolyl cis-trans isomerase — protein MPSVHPLRARRAAVALLALVALVVGTTACGAGEPPAATVEGTDISADVVDEIVEAYVDADPETYGPEFTGAGTDTLSMAPVSNVLGSLVIQELQAHYAEQRDIEPTDEERTQAEELARTSFVQDQAAPAADGAPSEAEQTSGAIFDALSGSTQEYLVDLRAQALALSRQLGEESGSGDAAAREFYEQNPQQFTAVCVYLLAVPADQLEAVQGRLDGGEDFAEVSAEVSTEPQVQEAAAGPPQCLALTQLQQQVQPELFEALAGAETGDVVGPYPYDETGEIQTLFGIEERQVTPFEQVRDAILQQLPSAGDQAVSDLLLEEAPQADVSVDPRFGSWDADQARVIPPEGAVDPAGTGTDVPVEGVDATDAPG, from the coding sequence ATGCCCTCCGTGCACCCGCTCCGTGCCCGTCGGGCGGCCGTGGCCCTGCTGGCCCTGGTCGCCCTCGTCGTCGGCACCACCGCGTGCGGCGCTGGCGAGCCCCCGGCGGCCACCGTCGAGGGCACCGACATCTCGGCCGACGTGGTCGACGAGATCGTCGAGGCCTACGTCGACGCCGACCCCGAGACCTACGGGCCCGAGTTCACCGGCGCCGGCACCGACACCCTCTCGATGGCCCCGGTGTCCAACGTCCTGGGCAGCCTCGTGATCCAGGAGCTCCAGGCCCACTACGCCGAGCAGCGCGACATCGAGCCCACCGACGAGGAGCGGACCCAGGCCGAGGAGCTGGCCCGCACCAGCTTCGTCCAGGACCAGGCCGCGCCCGCCGCCGACGGCGCCCCCAGCGAGGCCGAGCAGACCAGCGGCGCCATCTTCGACGCCCTGTCCGGGTCGACCCAGGAGTACCTGGTCGACCTGCGGGCCCAGGCCCTGGCCCTCAGCCGCCAGCTGGGCGAGGAGAGCGGGTCCGGCGACGCCGCCGCCCGGGAGTTCTACGAGCAGAACCCCCAGCAGTTCACCGCCGTCTGCGTCTACCTGCTCGCCGTCCCGGCCGACCAGCTCGAGGCGGTGCAGGGGCGCCTCGACGGCGGGGAGGACTTCGCCGAGGTGTCGGCCGAGGTGTCGACCGAGCCGCAGGTGCAGGAGGCGGCCGCCGGCCCGCCCCAGTGCCTGGCCCTGACCCAGCTCCAGCAGCAGGTGCAGCCGGAGCTGTTCGAGGCCCTGGCCGGGGCCGAGACGGGCGACGTGGTCGGTCCCTACCCCTACGACGAGACCGGGGAGATCCAGACCCTCTTCGGCATCGAGGAGCGCCAGGTCACCCCGTTCGAGCAGGTGCGCGACGCCATCCTGCAGCAGCTGCCCTCGGCCGGCGACCAGGCCGTCAGCGACCTGCTGCTCGAGGAGGCGCCCCAGGCCGACGTGAGCGTCGACCCCCGCTTCGGCTCCTGGGACGCCGACCAGGCCCGGGTGATCCCGCCCGAGGGCGCCGTCGACCCGGCCGGCACCGGCACCGACGTGCCCGTCGAGGGCGTCGACGCCACCGACGCCCCCGGCTGA
- the mfd gene encoding transcription-repair coupling factor translates to MSTTAAAPAPSAPGPPLGDVPALLADEPALAEVRGRRQAVLAAAETARSLTLAHLAGGTRTPLLVACPTTADAERLVHDLGAYLGPDAVELFPAWETLPFERVSPAVETMGRRLRVVWRLRHAAHAPRVVVAPVRALVQRLGPHVDDVEPLIVRPGQQLDRDEVVATLVAAGYRREPQVEARGEVAVRGSIVDVFPSTEDRPVRIDLWGDEVDRLTEFSVTDQRATDPVRAAAIFPCRELLPTDDVRERAAALVASQPWGREHWERLAEGLVFDGMESWLPWLTDGEHLVLDLLGADAQVVLVEPRRMRDRAGDILAEETDLATHLARSTWDVPEGTGIPSLHLPFDRLLAHTDSPVWTLANVADSPEVPVVTSIGWNPAVGDGAGLVGQARDLVGDGYRLVVAADTPGSAERIGGLLREHGLDPDVRVASLDRGCILPGARVAVLAETDLTGRRRPHRPPRTRRRDSAGFFEDLRPGAFVVHHQHGVARYGGMVTRTIGGAERDYLLLEYRGGDKLYVPSDQIDAVRHYSGGEDPTPSRLGGGDWQKAKAKVRAEVSHVAQELVVLYQKRLNTQGFAFPEDTPWQQELEDSFPHRETPDQLKAITDVKADMEAERPMDRLVCGDVGFGKTEIALRAAFKAVQEGKQVAVLVPTTLLAQQHFATFSDRFAGYPVRVEVLSRFLTAGQAKEVTEGLRTGDVDLVVGTHRLLSQDITFKDLGLLVVDEEQRFGVGHKEKIKALKTDLDVLTLSATPIPRTLEMSLTGIRDLTLLHTAPAERQPILTYVGEYDERAASEAIRRELLREGQVFFVHNRVRDIEKKAAELRELVPEALIAVAHGQMDEGTLEQVVFDFWEGRFDVLVCTTIIESGIDMPTVNTLVVDRADRLGLGQLHQLRGRVGRAGQRAYAYLFHPADVALSEEAYERLKTIGEATELGSGFRIAMRDLEIRGAGSLLGTGQSGHIAAVGYDLYVQMVSEAVAELKGEEVREPAEVKLDLPLDAHLPEDYVPREDLRLEAYRRLATVTARDQVDDIRAEWEDRYGPVPDPAGQLLEIARLRVEAHRIGAREINVTKGPAFGGPAFTARISPVELKQSQEIRLQRLFKGAVYKEGQGLLVLPVPKTPDLAGTLVDLLRQLIPPA, encoded by the coding sequence GTGAGCACCACCGCCGCCGCGCCCGCCCCCTCCGCACCCGGCCCCCCGCTGGGCGACGTCCCCGCCCTCCTGGCCGACGAGCCCGCCCTGGCCGAGGTGCGGGGCCGGCGCCAGGCGGTGCTGGCCGCGGCCGAGACGGCCCGGTCGCTCACCCTGGCCCACCTGGCCGGCGGCACCCGCACCCCGCTGCTGGTGGCCTGCCCCACCACCGCCGACGCCGAGCGCCTCGTCCACGACCTGGGCGCCTACCTCGGCCCCGACGCGGTCGAGCTGTTCCCCGCCTGGGAGACGCTGCCCTTCGAGCGGGTCAGCCCCGCGGTCGAGACCATGGGCCGGCGCCTGAGGGTCGTGTGGCGCCTCCGCCACGCCGCCCACGCCCCCCGGGTGGTGGTGGCGCCGGTGCGAGCCCTGGTGCAGCGCCTCGGCCCCCACGTCGACGACGTCGAGCCCCTGATCGTCCGCCCCGGCCAGCAGCTCGACCGCGACGAGGTGGTGGCCACCCTGGTGGCGGCCGGGTACCGGCGCGAGCCCCAGGTCGAGGCCCGGGGCGAGGTGGCGGTGCGGGGCTCGATCGTCGACGTGTTCCCGTCCACCGAGGACCGCCCCGTCCGCATCGACCTGTGGGGCGACGAGGTCGACCGCCTCACCGAGTTCTCCGTCACCGACCAGCGGGCCACCGACCCGGTGCGGGCTGCGGCGATCTTCCCCTGCCGCGAGCTGCTGCCCACCGACGACGTGCGGGAGCGGGCCGCCGCGCTGGTGGCCTCCCAGCCGTGGGGGCGCGAGCACTGGGAGCGCCTGGCCGAGGGCCTGGTGTTCGACGGCATGGAGTCGTGGCTGCCGTGGCTCACCGACGGCGAGCACCTCGTCCTCGACCTCCTGGGCGCCGACGCCCAGGTGGTGCTGGTCGAGCCCCGCCGCATGCGCGACCGGGCCGGCGACATCCTCGCCGAGGAGACCGACCTGGCCACCCACCTGGCCCGCAGCACCTGGGACGTCCCCGAGGGCACCGGGATCCCGAGCCTCCACCTGCCCTTCGACCGGCTCCTGGCCCACACCGACTCCCCGGTCTGGACCCTGGCCAACGTGGCCGACTCGCCCGAGGTCCCCGTCGTCACCAGCATCGGGTGGAACCCGGCGGTGGGCGACGGCGCCGGCCTGGTGGGCCAGGCCCGCGACCTGGTGGGCGACGGCTACCGCCTGGTCGTGGCGGCCGACACGCCGGGCTCGGCCGAGCGGATCGGCGGCCTCCTGCGCGAGCACGGCCTCGACCCCGACGTGCGGGTCGCCTCCCTCGACCGGGGCTGCATCCTCCCCGGGGCCCGGGTGGCGGTGCTGGCCGAGACCGACCTCACCGGACGGCGGCGGCCCCACCGCCCGCCCCGCACCCGACGGCGCGACAGCGCCGGGTTCTTCGAGGACCTGCGCCCCGGCGCCTTCGTCGTCCACCACCAGCACGGGGTGGCCCGCTACGGCGGCATGGTGACCCGCACCATCGGCGGGGCCGAGCGCGACTACCTCCTGCTCGAGTACCGGGGCGGCGACAAGCTCTACGTCCCGTCCGACCAGATCGACGCCGTCCGCCACTACAGCGGCGGCGAGGACCCCACCCCCAGCCGGCTCGGGGGCGGCGACTGGCAGAAGGCCAAGGCCAAGGTGCGGGCCGAGGTCAGCCACGTCGCCCAGGAGCTGGTGGTGCTCTACCAGAAGCGCCTCAACACCCAGGGCTTCGCCTTCCCCGAGGACACGCCCTGGCAGCAGGAGCTGGAGGACTCCTTCCCCCACCGGGAGACCCCCGACCAGCTGAAGGCCATCACCGACGTGAAGGCCGACATGGAGGCCGAGCGGCCCATGGACCGCCTGGTCTGCGGCGACGTCGGCTTCGGCAAGACCGAGATCGCCCTGCGGGCCGCGTTCAAGGCGGTGCAGGAGGGCAAGCAGGTCGCCGTCCTCGTGCCCACCACCCTCCTCGCCCAGCAGCACTTCGCCACCTTCAGCGACCGCTTCGCCGGCTACCCGGTGCGGGTCGAGGTCCTCAGCCGCTTCCTCACCGCGGGCCAGGCCAAGGAGGTCACCGAGGGCCTCCGCACCGGGGACGTCGACCTCGTCGTCGGCACCCACCGCCTGCTGTCCCAGGACATCACCTTCAAGGACCTGGGCCTGCTCGTGGTCGACGAGGAGCAGCGCTTCGGCGTGGGCCACAAGGAGAAGATCAAGGCCCTGAAGACCGACCTCGACGTGCTCACCCTGTCGGCCACGCCGATCCCCCGGACCCTCGAGATGAGCCTCACCGGCATCCGCGACCTCACCCTGCTCCACACCGCGCCGGCCGAGCGCCAGCCCATCCTCACCTACGTCGGCGAGTACGACGAGCGGGCCGCGTCGGAGGCCATCCGGCGCGAGCTGCTGCGCGAGGGCCAGGTGTTCTTCGTGCACAACCGGGTGCGCGACATCGAGAAGAAGGCGGCCGAGCTGCGCGAGCTGGTGCCCGAGGCCCTCATCGCGGTGGCCCACGGCCAGATGGACGAGGGCACCCTGGAGCAGGTCGTGTTCGACTTCTGGGAGGGCCGCTTCGACGTCCTGGTCTGCACCACCATCATCGAGTCCGGCATCGACATGCCGACGGTGAACACCCTCGTGGTCGACCGGGCCGACCGCCTCGGCCTGGGCCAGCTCCACCAGCTGCGCGGCCGGGTGGGCCGGGCCGGCCAGCGGGCCTACGCCTACCTGTTCCACCCGGCCGACGTGGCCCTCTCCGAGGAGGCCTACGAGCGGCTGAAGACCATCGGCGAGGCCACCGAGCTGGGCTCGGGGTTCCGCATCGCCATGCGCGACCTGGAGATCCGGGGCGCGGGCTCGCTGCTCGGCACGGGCCAGTCGGGCCACATCGCTGCGGTGGGCTACGACCTCTACGTCCAGATGGTCTCCGAGGCGGTGGCCGAGCTGAAGGGCGAGGAGGTCCGGGAGCCGGCCGAGGTCAAGCTCGACCTGCCCCTCGACGCCCACCTGCCCGAGGACTACGTGCCCCGGGAGGACCTGCGCCTGGAGGCCTACCGGCGCCTGGCGACGGTCACCGCCCGCGACCAGGTCGACGACATCCGGGCCGAGTGGGAGGACCGCTACGGGCCCGTGCCCGACCCCGCGGGCCAGCTGCTGGAGATCGCCCGCCTGCGGGTCGAGGCCCACCGCATCGGCGCCCGGGAGATCAACGTCACCAAGGGCCCGGCCTTCGGCGGCCCCGCCTTCACCGCCCGCATCTCGCCGGTGGAGCTCAAGCAGAGCCAGGAGATCCGCCTTCAGCGCCTGTTCAAGGGGGCGGTCTACAAGGAGGGCCAGGGCCTCCTCGTCCTCCCCGTGCCCAAGACCCCGGACCTGGCCGGCACCCTGGTCGACCTCCTCCGCCAGCTCATCCCCCCGGCCTAG